The following are encoded together in the Populus trichocarpa isolate Nisqually-1 chromosome 5, P.trichocarpa_v4.1, whole genome shotgun sequence genome:
- the LOC18099704 gene encoding LOW QUALITY PROTEIN: uncharacterized protein LOC18099704 (The sequence of the model RefSeq protein was modified relative to this genomic sequence to represent the inferred CDS: deleted 2 bases in 1 codon), with protein MALPNMDVFEAYFKRADLDGDGRISGAEGFSFFQGSNLPKQVLAQIWMHADQSRSGFLGRPEFFNALRLVTVAQSKRDLTPDIVKAALYGLAAAKIPPPQINLHATAGPQMAAASTALQMGAGTPTASQGFGFRGPGVQTAVPQMVASSGPQMSAVAPTASQGFGFRGPGVQTAVPQMVASSAPQMGAFAPTALQSPGFRGPGVPNASMNPQYFPQQSQTMRPLQGVPAGTASRPPQGMLSSNLGGPSSVMPTGTASRPPQFMSGGTVGSTPSVSNPNISNDWLGGRTSGAPPGPGGVRPSTLTTTQPRPLSTVSSQPTANDSKVPVVSGNGFASNLFFGSDVFSATAAATKQEPSLLSATGGAQPPVKSGSLDSLLKAVSTPSSSSSVPVSSGTWAQGPVKSSSLDSLQSAFAMQPLGGQPQRTQSLLSSGPHVSASSSASIVSPGISAGAGNSSDNSQLSWPKMKPADIQNYTKVFMEVDTDRDGRITGEQARNLFLSWRLPREILKQVWDLSDQDSDSMLSLREFCFALYLMERYREGRPLPAALPNNVLYDETLLSMTGQPKVAYGNAAWGPSPGFAQQLGMGARPMAPILGMRPPVPVNAPQPDAAMANNQQMSGVPVLEDSFLNQHEGGEQNSANSMTQDGTASEKKIDEAEKLILDFKEKIEFYRSKMQDLVLYKSRCDNRLNEITERALADTREAELLGKKYEEKYKQVAEVASKLTIEEATFRDIQERKLELHQGITNMEQGGSADGILQVRADRIQSDLDELLKALTQRCKKHELTVKSTAVIELPFGWQPGIQEDAATWDEDWDKFEDEGFSNELTVDVKSAPGQKERASVDDSLTPDSLSNGDGRSGIFTGKHVLESEAAYNHSEDEMARSPQGSPAGRSASESPSQDFSDVFAKSTEADIDTHRSFDESIWGAFDTNDDVDSVWGFNPTGNKQASSENEGGFFGSDDFGLKPIRTGSTSPANTIQKNSIFFEESVAGSPMSRFSNSPRYSEAGDHFDNYLRFDLSFSMTEGGFSPQEKLTRFYPINSSKDFGHSRAFSSFDDSDPFGFSGTFKVSSDNQTPKKSSDNWSSF; from the exons ATGGCGCTGCCAAACATGGATGTATTCGAAGCTTACTTCAAGAGAGCTGATTTAGATGGAGATGGAAGAATTAGTGGAGCTgaaggtttttctttctttcaaggaTCCAATTTGCCCAAACAAGTCCTTGCTCAG ATATGGATGCATGCTGATCAGAGTCGCAGTGGCTTCCTTGGCCGGCCGGAATTTTTTAATGCTCTTAGACTTGTAACTGTTGCACAGAGTAAGCGAGATTTGACACCGGATATTGTCAAGGCGGCATTATATGGGCTAGCTGCAGCTAAAATCCCACCACCGCAAATTAATCTTCATGCCACAGCGGGGCCTCAAATGGCTGCGGCTTCAACTGCCCTGCAGATGGGTGCTGGTACCCCAACAGCATCTCAAGGTTTTGGCTTTAGAGGACCAGGAGTTCAAACGGCTGTGCCTCAAATGGTTGCTTCTTCTGGCCCACAGATGAGTGCTGTTGCCCCAACAGCGTCTCAAGGTTTTGGCTTTAGAGGACCAGGAGTTCAAACGGCTGTGCCTCAAATGGTTGCTTCATCTGCCCCACAGATGGGTGCTTTTGCTCCGACAGCGTTGCAAAGTCCTGGATTTAGAGGACCAGGAGTTCCAAATGCTAGTATGAACCCACAATACTTTCCACAGCAAAGTCagacaatgagaccacttcaggGTGTCCCTGCTGGAACTGCTTCCCGTCCACCTCAGGGTATGCTTTCCAGTAATCTTGGGGGTCCATCATCAGTAATGCCTACTGGAACTGCTTCTCGTCCACCTCAATTCATGTCTGGTGGTACTGTTGGCTCCACTCCCAGTGTATCAAACCCGAACATCTCAAATGATTGGCTTGGTGGAAGGACTAGTGGAGCTCCACCTGGCCCTGGAGGTGTCCGGCCATCTACATTGACCACTACTCAGCCACGACCTCTAAGCACGGTTTCCTCCCAGCCCACTGCTAATGATTCTAAAGTCCCGGTTGTTTCTGGAAATGGGTTTgcctctaatttgttttttggtagTGATGTATTTTCTGCAACCGCTGCTGCAACAAAACAGGAACCCTCTCTGCTGTCTGCTACTGGTGGTGCACAACCTCCGGTTAAGTCGGGCTCACTTGATTCACTGTTGAAAGCTGTTAGCACACCATCCTCATCTTCCAGTGTCCCAGTTTCTAGCGGCACCTGGGCCCAGGGCCCAGTTAAGTCCAGCTCACTTGATTCGCTTCAGAGTGCTTTTGCAATGCAACCTCTAGGCGGCCAGCCTCAGCGGACCCAATCATTACTGAGCTCCGGCCCACATGTTTCAGCTTCAAGTTCTGCCTCAATTGTGTCACCTGGCATTTCAGCTGGAGCTGGAAATTCTTCTGATAACTCACAGCTTTCATGGCCAAAGATGAAACCAGCAGACATTCAAAATTATACTAAAGTTTTTATGGAAGTAGATACTGACAGAGATGGAAGAATCACTGGTGAGCAGGCACGGAATCTTTTTCTGAGCTGGAGGTTACCAAGAG AGATTTTAAAGCAGGTCTGGGATTTATCTGATCAAGATAGTGATAGCATGCTTTCTTTGAGGGAATTCTGCTTTGCCCTTTATTTGATGGAGAGGTACAGGGAAGGCCGTCCTCTTCCAGCAGCTCTTCCAAATAATGTTTTGTATGATGAGACCTTGTTGTCAATGACAGGTCAACCCAAAGTTGCTTATGGAAATGCTGCGTGGGGTCCCAGTCCTG GTTTTGCACAGCAGCTGGGGATGGGTGCCCGACCTATGGCTCCTATCCTTGGTATGAGGCCACCAGTTCCAGTAAATGCCCCCCAGCCTGATGCTGCAATGGCCAACAATCAGCAGATGTCAGGAGTGCCAGTCTTGGAGGATTCCTTTTTGAACCAACATGAAGGTGGAGAGCAGAATTCAGCAAACTCAATGACTCAAGATGGAACAGCCTCAGAGAAAAAG ATTGATGAAGCAGAGAAGCTGATTTTGGACTTCAAGGAGAAGATTGAGTTTTACCGTTCTAAAATGCAGGATCTT GTTCTATATAAAAGCAGATGTGATAATAGGCTAAATGAAATCACAGAAAGGGCTTTGGCTGATACACGAGAG GCAGAGTTGCTGGGTAAGAAATACGAAGAGAAGTACAAGCAAGTTGCAGAAGTGGCATCTAAATTAACAATTGAAGAGGCAACATTTCGTGACATTCAG GAGAGAAAGCTGGAGTTGCATCAAGGAATAACTAACATGGAACAAGGTGGCAGTGCAGATGGTATTCTTCAG GTTCGTGCTGATCGTATACAATCAGACCTTGATGAGCTATTAAAGGCTTTAACTCAACGCTGCAAGAAACATGAACTCACTGTTAAGTCAACTGCAGTGATTGAGCTTCCTTTCG GCTGGCAACCAGGAATTCAAGAGGATGCTGCTACTTGGGATGAAGATTGGGACAAGTTTGAAGATGAAG GGTTTTCCAACGAGCTCACTGTTGATGTGAAAAGTGCTCCTGGTCAAAAGGAGAGAGCATCTGTAGATGATAGTTTAACCCCTGATTCATTATCAAATGGTGATGGGAGGTCAGGGATTTTCACCGGCAAACATGTACTTGAGAGTGAAGCTGCTTATAACCACAGTGAAGATGAAATGGCAAGAAGCCCTCAAGGCAGTCCAGCTGGAAGGTCTGCGTCAGAAAGTCCATCTCAAGACTTTTCTGATGTTTTTGCCAAGAGTACTGAAGCAGATATAGATACACATAG AAGTTTCGATGAATCAATTTGGGGTGCTTTTGACACAAATGATGATGTGGACTCAGTCTGGGGATTTAACCCTACAGGCAACAAG CAGGCATCGTCGGAGAATGAGGGAGGTTTCTTTGGATCTGATGATTTTGGTCTAAAGCCTATAAGAACGGGATCCACATCCCCTGCAAATACTATTCagaaaaatagtatattttttgaAGAATCTGTTGCAGGCTCCCCAATGTCAAGATTTAGCAACTCTCCAAGGTACAGTGAAGCAGGGGATCATTTTGACAATTACttgagatttgat ctttcCTTCAGCATGACTGAAGGTGGATTTTCACCACAAGAAAAGCTTACAAGGTTCTACCCCATAAACAGCTCGAAAGATTTTGGCCATAGTCGTGCATTCTCTTCATTCGATGACTCAGATCCATTTGGCTTCAGTGGCACCTTTAAGGTTTCATCAGACAATCAAACTCCCAAAAAAAGTTCTGACAATTGGAGTTCTTTCTAG
- the LOC7494706 gene encoding uncharacterized protein LOC7494706, producing MEEQEEATGFEIEVRKVVGDEDVLRFMDSTDSYLTLLDSLSSTLRQGWLDLAIARQSMGASRINGALLDHKLHSAATSVQVDQEDVDSMEAQPRFILRKWASVADGKQCYEEQKLGEDKLPGKSGSLQLRHRGDSQLSEEKTSESGAQLDVDDQVQKERAKLLSMFGTLISPKLRAAQLSFETALETLVKIANMRSAMLSSYDRVRKELDHQKDGMVSVP from the exons AtggaagaacaagaagaagcaaCGGGCTTTGAAATCGAAGTACGAAAAGTCGTAGGAGATGAAGATGTTCTACGATTCATGGATTCGACGGATAGCTATTTGACTCTGCTAGATTCCTTATCTTCTACCCTTCGCCAG GGATGGCTGGATTTAGCGATTGCTCGGCAGTCGATGGGGGCTTCACGAATAAATGGGGCTTTATTGGACCATAAATTACACTCCGCTGCCACTTCAGTTCAAGTAGATCAAGAAGATG TTGATTCTATGGAGGCTCAACCGCGCTTTATCTTGCGTAAATGGGCATCGGTGGCTGATGGAAAACAGTGTTACGAGGAGCAGAAATTGGGAGAGGATAAGTTGCCAGGGAAATCTGGCAGTTTACAGCTCCGACATCGCGGCGATTCCCAGCTTTCTG AAGAAAAAACCTCCGAGAGTGGAGCTCAACTTGACGTTGATGACCAA gtTCAAAAGGAGCGAGCCAAATTACTGTCTATGTTTGGGACTCTGATTTCCCCAAAGCTTCGAGCTGCCCAGTTGTCGTTTGAGACAG CGCTGGAGACACTTGTAAAAATAGCAAACATGCGATCCGCAATGCTATCCTCTTATGATAGAGTCCGCAAAGAACTAGATCACCAAAAGGATGGCATGGTGTCTGTTCCTTAA
- the LOC18099705 gene encoding uncharacterized protein At5g43822 isoform X2, which produces MEGLVKKYQQRFRKVRGLMEEWEQLQSRLISQFSNASAIIERLKVIGDCNNYGNLKSVDGIVDAVVRKQLESLQTILLSMNKTLEEFRGVVLTIEKMYRDGRQLVKGGGGSNQLNVKQLRQRIGIKPCLADCLDGLMILHEMHQAEYLLKSSVVSALSALTLKPRYLRMSANDFTIQGL; this is translated from the exons ATGGAGGGATTGGTGAAGAAATATCAGCAAAGATTTAGAAAAGTGAGAGGATTAATGGAGGAATGGGAACAGCTTCAATCTCGATTAATCTCTCAATTTAGTAACGCTTCTGCTATTATTGAGAGGTTAAAg GTGATTGGAGATTGTAATAATTATGGTAATTTGAAGAGTGtggatggaattgtagatgcaGTGGTGAGAAAGCAGCTCGAGTCTTTGCAGACCATTTTGCTTTCCATGAATAAgacttt GGAAGAGTTTCGCGGTGTGGTTTTGACAATTGAGAAGATGTATAGGGATGGTAGACAGTTAGTTAAAGGGGGTGGAGGTTCTAATCAGTTGAATGTGAAACAATTGCGGCAACGAATTGGGATTAAACCATGTCTCGCTGACTGTCTAGATGGGCTTATGATTCTTCATGAAATGCATCAGGCTGA ATACCTGCTTAAATCATCAGTTGTTTCAGCACTTTCAGCGCTCACCTTGAAACCCAG ATATCTTCGTATGTCTGCTAATGACTTTACAATCCAAGGGTTATAA
- the LOC18099705 gene encoding uncharacterized protein At5g43822 isoform X1, translating into MEGLVKKYQQRFRKVRGLMEEWEQLQSRLISQFSNASAIIERLKVIGDCNNYGNLKSVDGIVDAVVRKQLESLQTILLSMNKTLEEFRGVVLTIEKMYRDGRQLVKGGGGSNQLNVKQLRQRIGIKPCLADCLDGLMILHEMHQAEYLLKSSVVSALSALTLKPSSSDLGALQQLLIDQPNIPKEEVQVIFEIIFAEEIC; encoded by the exons ATGGAGGGATTGGTGAAGAAATATCAGCAAAGATTTAGAAAAGTGAGAGGATTAATGGAGGAATGGGAACAGCTTCAATCTCGATTAATCTCTCAATTTAGTAACGCTTCTGCTATTATTGAGAGGTTAAAg GTGATTGGAGATTGTAATAATTATGGTAATTTGAAGAGTGtggatggaattgtagatgcaGTGGTGAGAAAGCAGCTCGAGTCTTTGCAGACCATTTTGCTTTCCATGAATAAgacttt GGAAGAGTTTCGCGGTGTGGTTTTGACAATTGAGAAGATGTATAGGGATGGTAGACAGTTAGTTAAAGGGGGTGGAGGTTCTAATCAGTTGAATGTGAAACAATTGCGGCAACGAATTGGGATTAAACCATGTCTCGCTGACTGTCTAGATGGGCTTATGATTCTTCATGAAATGCATCAGGCTGA ATACCTGCTTAAATCATCAGTTGTTTCAGCACTTTCAGCGCTCACCTTGAAACCCAG TTCCAGTGATCTTGGTGCGCTGCAACAACTCTTGATTGATCAGCCTAATATCCCCAAAGAGGAAG TACAAGTCatctttgaaattatttttgcgGAAGAGATCTGTTAA
- the LOC18099705 gene encoding uncharacterized protein At5g43822 isoform X3, with protein MEGLVKKYQQRFRKVRGLMEEWEQLQSRLISQFSNASAIIERLKVIGDCNNYGNLKSVDGIVDAVVRKQLESLQTILLSMNKTLEEFRGVVLTIEKMYRDGRQLVKGGGGSNQLNVKQLRQRIGIKPCLADCLDGLMILHEMHQADSSDFLADTCLNHQLFQHFQRSP; from the exons ATGGAGGGATTGGTGAAGAAATATCAGCAAAGATTTAGAAAAGTGAGAGGATTAATGGAGGAATGGGAACAGCTTCAATCTCGATTAATCTCTCAATTTAGTAACGCTTCTGCTATTATTGAGAGGTTAAAg GTGATTGGAGATTGTAATAATTATGGTAATTTGAAGAGTGtggatggaattgtagatgcaGTGGTGAGAAAGCAGCTCGAGTCTTTGCAGACCATTTTGCTTTCCATGAATAAgacttt GGAAGAGTTTCGCGGTGTGGTTTTGACAATTGAGAAGATGTATAGGGATGGTAGACAGTTAGTTAAAGGGGGTGGAGGTTCTAATCAGTTGAATGTGAAACAATTGCGGCAACGAATTGGGATTAAACCATGTCTCGCTGACTGTCTAGATGGGCTTATGATTCTTCATGAAATGCATCAGGCTGA CTCATCTGATTTTCTGGCAGATACCTGCTTAAATCATCAGTTGTTTCAGCACTTTCAGCGCTCACCTTGA
- the LOC7485648 gene encoding U-box domain-containing protein 44, which translates to MAESWDGSYDHGSQSDESYQFERLHVEPIYDAFVCPLTKQVMSDPVTLENGHTFEREAIEKWFKECRESGRKLVCPLTQKELRSTELNPSMALRNTIEEWTARNEAVQLDTARRSLNPGTPESDVLHSLKYIQYMCHKSRSNKHAVRNADLIPMVVEMLKSTSRRVRCKALETLQIVVEDDADNKAILAEGDNVRTIVKFLSHEQSIEREEAVSLLLELSKSEALCEKIGSVNGAILILVGMISSKSENLSTVEKADKTLGNLEKCENNVRQMAENGRLRPLLNQILEGPPETKLSMASYLGELVMNNDVKVLVARTVGSSLINIMRSGDMQSREAALKALNQISFHEASAKVLIEAGILPPLVKDLFTVGTNQLPMRLKEVAATILANVVNSGDDFDLIPVGPDHHSLVSEDMVHNLLHLISNTGPAIECKLLQVLVGLTSSSSTVLNVVAAIKSSGAINSLVQFIEAPQRDLRVASIKLLQKVSPHMGQELADALCGVVGQLGSLFKVVAENIGITEEQAAAIGLLAELPERDLGLTRQMLDESSFPLIISRVVKIQQGEIRSARFMTPFFEGLVRVLSRVTFVLADEPDAIKLAREHNLAALFIQLLQSNGLDNVQMVSAMALENLAQESKNLTRLPELPPPNLCASIFSCFSKQPVISGSCRLHGGTCSLKETFCLLEGQAVEKLVALLDHTNEKVVEAALAAISTLLDDGVDIEQGVAVLCEAEGVRPILDVLLEKRTENLRRRAVWAAERLLRTDDIAYDVSGDPNVSTALVDAFQHADYRTRQIAERALKHVDKIPNFSGIYPNTGQTAF; encoded by the exons ATGGCTGAAAGCTGGGATGGAAGTTATGATCATGGTAGTCAATCGGATGAAAGTTATCAGTTTGAGAGACTCCATGTAGAGCCTATTTACGATGCATTTGTTTGCCCTTTAACAAAGCAAGTTATGAGTGATCCTGTCACCTTAGAAAATGGTCACACTTTTGAACGCGAAGCGATAGAGAAGTGGTTCAAGGAATGCAGGGAGAGTGGAAGGAAGTTGGTTTGCCCTTTGACACAAAAAGAATTGAGAAGCACAGAACTAAACCCCAGCATGGCTTTGCGGAACACCATTGAAGAGTGGACTGCTAGGAATGAAGCTGTTCAACTTGATACGGCAAGGAGATCTCTAAACCCGGGCACTCCAGAGAGTGATGTTTTGCATTCTTTGAAGTATATACAATACATGTGTCATAAGAGCCGGTCAAATAAGCATGCTGTGCGCAATGCTGATTTAATACCTATGGTTGTTGAAATGTTGAAGAGTACCAGTCGTAGAGTCCGGTGCAAAGCTTTGGAAACGCTTCAGATTGTGGTCGAGGATGATGCTGATAATAAG GCAATACTGGCTGAGGGTGACAACGTGCGGACAATAGTTAAGTTTTTGTCTCATGAGCAATCCATAGAAAGGGAGGAAGCTGTCTCATTGTTGCTTGAGCTCTCAAAATCCGAAGCCTTGTGCGAGAAGATTGGTTCAGTCAATGGAGCAATTCTCATACTTGTTGGAATGATAAGCAGCAAATCAGAAAATCTTTCAACTGTTGAGAAAGCTGATAAAACACTGGGAAATCTGGAGAAATGTGAAAACAATGTACGGCAGATGGCTGAAAATGGCAGACTGCGACCTCTTCTgaatcaaattcttgaag GCCCACCAGAAACTAAACTGTCTATGGCTTCATACCTGGGTGAGCTGGTCATGAACAATGACGTGAAAGTCCTTGTTGCAAGAACTGTTGGTTCATCTTTAATCAATATTATGAGAAGTGGTGATATGCAGTCAAGAGAAGCTGCCTTAAAAGCTTTGAATCAAATTTCTTTTCACGAGGCAAGTGCCAAGGTTTTGATTGAGGCCGGAATTCTTCCTCCTCTTGTCAAAGACCTCTTCACAGTCGGCACCAATCAGCTTCCCATGCGTCTCAAAGAGGTCGCGGCAACAATTCTCGCCAATGTTGTAAACTCAGGCGATGACTTTGATCTGATTCCTGTTGGACCTGACCATCACTCTCTTGTTTCAGAAGACATGGTGCATAACCTCCTCCATCTAATTAGCAACACTGGTCCAGCTATTGAGTGCAAACTTTTGCAGGTTCTTGTTGGGCTGACTAGTTCTTCATCTACTGTTTTAAATGTTGTTGCTGCCATTAAAAGCTCAGGAGCTATCAACAGTTTGGTTCAGTTTATTGAGGCTCCCCAGAGGGATTTGCGTGTAGCTTCCATAAAACTTCTCCAGAAAGTCTCTCCACATATGGGCCAGGAATTAGCTGATGCTCTCTGTGGCGTGGTGGGCCAGCTAGGAAGCCTTTTCAAAGTTGTAGCAGAAAACATAGGAATCACAGAAGAGCAGGCAGCTGCTATTGGCCTTTTAGCTGAGCTCCCAGAGAGGGATCTGGGCCTCACTCGGCAGATGCTAGATGAAAGCTCCTTTCCACTAATCATCTCCAGAGTGGTAAAGATCCAACAGGGTGAGATTAGGAGTGCCCGCTTTATGACACCATTTTTTGAAGGACTAGTACGGGTTCTATCAAGGGTCACATTTGTGTTGGCTGATGAACCAGATGCCATTAAGCTCGCCCGTGAGCACAATCTCGCAGCTCTTTTCATCCAACTGCTTCAGTCCAACGGACTCGACAATGTACAGATGGTCTCTGCCATGGCATTAGAGAACTTGGCTCAAGAGTCCAAAAATTTAACAAGATTGCCTGAGTTGCCGCCTCCTAATTTATGTGCCTCAATCTTTTCGTGTTTTAGCAAACAGCCTGTCATAAGTGGATCGTGCCGGCTCCACGGAGGAACATGTTCCCTAAAAGAAACATTCTGTCTTCTGGAAGGACAGGCTGTTGAGAAGCTGGTAGCTCTTTTAGATCACACAAATGAGAAAGTGGTTGAGGCAGCACTTGCAGCAATCTCTACTTTGTTGGATGATGGGGTTGACATTGAACAAGGGGTGGCGGTGCTGTGTGAGGCAGAGGGAGTTAGACCTATACTTGATGTTTTGCTGGAGAAACGGACAGAGAATCTGAGAAGGAGGGCAGTTTGGGCTGCTGAGAGACTTTTACGAACTGATGACATAGCATATGACGTTTCTGGAGATCCAAACGTGAGTACTGCACTTGTTGATGCCTTCCAGCATGCTGACTATCGGACACGGCAGATTGCTGAGCGTGCCCTGAAACATGTCGATAAGATACCCAACTTCTCTGGCATCTATCCAAATACAGGTCAGACCGCTTTCTGA
- the LOC7485649 gene encoding F-box/kelch-repeat protein At5g42360: MFSERLTGEASLRRELEALSVSQRLVRSVSQKLRKRNHRGEGEEEDDSRGVSLKCLTLYGMGGGCKVGADTGEEFGDPSGRRRSSSASEEGKGYRPICGNEETGFDCFSYGMREKFWKKNSRKDLELEDLIQNSRLHMFLPDDVLELCLVRLPLTSLMNARLVCKKWRYLTTTPRFLQMRREGPYLNPWLFLFGAVKDGYCSGDIYALDVYQDQWHRIDSDILKGRFMFSVASFQDDIYVVGGCSSLTHFGRVDRSSFRTHKGVWAFSPLTKSWRKIASMRYARSMPVLGISEVRSDFSVVHSHQHRQERRFPRSRIAGVSDVYEDPHRFSLRRQYRNAFDEYEPSSLPNRKSHKFTRQKSGQSNMKDCKRFVLIAVGGLGSWDEPLDSGEIYDPIANKWTEIQRLPMDFGVVCSGVICNGMFYVYSETDKLMGYDIERGFWMAIQSSPFPPRVQEYYPKLVSCNGQLFMLSVSWCEGDGQIGQRNKAVRKLWELDLMYLNWTEVSVHPDAPMDWNAAFVADKNLIFGVEMFKIFGQVLDFLTVCDVSDTGTNWSHIARNHMTHEFDASSCMTKSLAVLYL, translated from the coding sequence ATGTTTTCCGAGAGATTAACGGGAGAGGCATCTCTTCGCCGGGAATTGGAGGCTTTGAGTGTGTCTCAACGGCTAGTTAGAAGTGTTAGCCAGAAGTTGAGGAAGAGGAATCATAGAGGTGAAGGAGAGGAAGAGGATGATTCAAGGGGAGTTTCGCTGAAATGTCTTACTTTGTATGGTATGGGTGGGGGTTGCAAAGTTGGTGCTGACACAGGTGAGGAATTTGGGGATCCGAGCGGTAGGAGGAGGTCATCAAGTGCTAGTGAAGAAGGAAAGGGATATAGACCGATATGTGGTAATGAGGAGACAGGGTTCGATTGTTTCTCATATGGGATGAGGGAGAagttttggaagaaaaacaGTAGAAAGGATTtagagcttgaagatttaattcaaaatagCAGGTTGCATATGTTTCTTCCAGATGACGTACTGGAATTATGCTTGGTGAGACTCCCATTGACCAGTCTGATGAATGCCCGCCTTGTATGCAAGAAGTGGAGATACTTGACTACCACCCCTCGGTTCCTGCAGATGAGACGGGAAGGTCCATATCTGAATCCgtggttgtttttgtttggcGCTGTTAAAGATGGATATTGTTCTGGGGATATATATGCATTGGATGTATATCAGGACCAGTGGCATAGGATTGATTCTGACATTCTAAAAGGAAGGTTCATGTTTTCTGTTGCCAgttttcaagatgatatttatgTTGTTGGTGGTTGTTCTAGCTTGACTCACTTTGGGAGAGTGGATAGGAGCTCATTCAGGACACACAAAGGGGTGTGGGCTTTTAGCCCTTTAACTAAATCTTGGCGTAAAATTGCTTCCATGAGGTATGCTAGATCAATGCCTGTTTTAGGAATTTCTGAGGTTCGTTCAGACTTTTCAGTGGTTCACAGTCATCAACATCGACAAGAAAGACGTTTTCCTAGGTCACGTATTGCTGGGGTATCAGATGTTTATGAGGACCCTCACAGGTTTTCACTAAGAAGACAATATAGAAATGCTTTTGATGAATATGAGCCTTCATCATTGCCCAATAGAAAGTCACACAAGTTCACCAGACAAAAAAGTGGCCAATCAAATATGAAGGACTGCAAGAGGTTTGTATTGATTGCTGTAGGGGGTCTTGGATCCTGGGACGAGCCACTAGATTCTGGAGAAATTTATGATCCCATAGCAAATAAATGGACAGAAATCCAGAGGTTGCCTATGGATTTTGGGGTTGTTTGTTCTGGAGTTATTTGCAATGGGATGTTTTATGTTTACTCTGAGACAGACAAGCTCATGGGATATGACATTGAAAGGGGCTTCTGGATGGCAATCCAATCCTCTCCATTCCCTCCTCGTGTTCAAGAGTATTACCCTAAACTTGTATCTTGTAATGGCCAGCTATTTATGCTTTCAGTCTCCTGGTGTGAAGGGGATGGTCAAATCGGCCAGAGAAACAAGGCTGTTAGAAAATTGTGGGAGCTAGATCTCATGTATCTTAACTGGACTGAAGTTTCAGTACATCCCGATGCTCCAATGGATTGGAATGCTGCATTTGTTGCAGATAAAAACCTAATATTTGGGGTTGAAATGTTCAAAATATTTGGTCAAGTGTTGGACTTCTTGACCGTATGTGATGTGTCTGACACGGGGACAAACTGGAGTCACATTGCTAGGAATCACATGACTCATGAATTTGACGCTTCCTCGTGCATGACTAAATCATTGGCTGTCTTGTATCTTTGA